One genomic region from Lujinxingia vulgaris encodes:
- a CDS encoding 4Fe-4S binding protein: MPHFIWRILSLVLFTVLVGMLPQGVLAQDSDQALATNDHTGHAHEHASGDASEEVLEWICPMECNDLRFEEFTSCPICGMDVVPHRVRRVAPGDEAIFGELDEGGFFDSDALMSEAEVIAERPERALMPGVPNWIFYLGCALLIALSFGLLLVLGKPTRNMQKTSKRWDYPRFELTRLAFFKAFVTWRGFQPLVQLPVVALFVLVIVAGLIGSQDPSRNIAPVLTWNIWWMGLIFFAFFAGEIWCTVCPWMAVPDWIKRLSRKLPGRDRPIGLERTWPRALRNLYPAIVMFMALTWLELAYEAPYRPALTSIMGLTMVAMAAASLFVFERKGFCRYVCPVGRVTGAYGTTGMLEIRRRDSQICKSCQTKDCFHGNERGLPCPTGEFMGAMNENSYCTMCTECLKTCPHDNIAINVRAPIADLLGPHRKRLDEAWLLLAIFLVTIFHGLAMIPVWTRQTVPPLRDTLEATFGVDPGYLLTFTLGMVGFFGASTLLYLGVCWLSKLASGNVFYRLRDFFIAYAYPLLPVALAYHLAHNALHFFYEGSKLLRLISDPFGWGWDLFGTAKSPLSMVVPLDWLWGAQLTLVLLGNLATLWLVNRATHRMFGNRRQAIKALIPVAIFALLLSVAALWLLSQPMEMRTA; the protein is encoded by the coding sequence ATGCCTCACTTTATCTGGCGGATCTTAAGCCTCGTCCTCTTCACCGTCCTTGTGGGCATGTTGCCGCAGGGCGTTCTGGCGCAGGACTCCGACCAGGCACTCGCCACAAACGATCACACCGGCCACGCGCACGAGCACGCTTCAGGGGATGCCTCCGAAGAAGTCCTGGAGTGGATCTGCCCGATGGAGTGCAACGATCTTCGTTTTGAGGAGTTCACCTCCTGCCCGATCTGCGGCATGGACGTCGTCCCCCACCGCGTGCGCCGCGTCGCCCCGGGTGATGAGGCCATCTTCGGCGAGCTCGATGAAGGGGGATTTTTCGACAGCGACGCGCTGATGAGCGAGGCCGAAGTCATCGCCGAGCGCCCCGAACGCGCGCTGATGCCCGGCGTCCCCAACTGGATCTTCTATCTGGGCTGCGCCCTGCTCATCGCCCTCTCCTTTGGGCTTTTGCTGGTGCTGGGCAAACCCACGCGCAACATGCAAAAGACCTCCAAACGCTGGGATTACCCCCGCTTTGAGCTCACGCGTCTGGCCTTCTTCAAAGCCTTTGTCACCTGGCGGGGCTTCCAACCTCTGGTGCAGCTGCCGGTCGTCGCGCTCTTTGTGCTGGTGATCGTCGCCGGTCTCATCGGCTCTCAGGATCCCTCCCGCAACATCGCGCCGGTGCTCACCTGGAACATCTGGTGGATGGGCCTGATCTTCTTTGCGTTTTTCGCCGGCGAGATCTGGTGCACGGTCTGCCCCTGGATGGCGGTGCCGGATTGGATCAAGCGCTTGAGCCGCAAACTCCCCGGCCGCGACCGCCCCATCGGCCTGGAGCGCACCTGGCCCAGAGCCCTTCGCAACCTCTACCCGGCCATCGTCATGTTCATGGCCCTGACCTGGCTGGAGCTGGCCTACGAAGCGCCCTACCGCCCCGCGCTCACCTCGATCATGGGCCTTACGATGGTAGCGATGGCCGCCGCCTCCCTCTTTGTCTTCGAGCGCAAAGGGTTTTGCCGCTACGTCTGCCCGGTCGGCCGCGTCACCGGCGCCTACGGCACCACCGGCATGCTGGAGATCCGCCGCCGCGACTCCCAGATCTGCAAGTCCTGCCAGACCAAAGACTGCTTCCACGGCAACGAGCGCGGCCTGCCCTGCCCCACTGGCGAGTTTATGGGGGCGATGAACGAAAACAGCTACTGCACCATGTGCACCGAGTGCCTCAAAACCTGCCCGCACGACAACATCGCCATCAACGTGCGCGCCCCCATCGCCGATCTTCTCGGCCCGCACCGAAAACGCCTCGATGAGGCCTGGCTGCTGCTGGCGATCTTCCTGGTAACGATCTTCCACGGCCTGGCGATGATCCCGGTGTGGACCCGCCAGACCGTCCCGCCTCTGCGCGACACCCTTGAGGCCACCTTCGGCGTTGACCCGGGCTACCTGCTCACCTTCACCCTGGGCATGGTGGGCTTCTTCGGCGCGTCCACGCTCCTCTACCTGGGGGTGTGCTGGCTCTCGAAGTTGGCCAGCGGCAACGTCTTCTACCGCCTGCGCGACTTCTTCATCGCCTACGCCTACCCGCTGCTGCCGGTGGCGCTGGCCTACCACCTGGCGCACAACGCGCTGCACTTCTTCTACGAGGGCAGCAAGCTTTTGCGCCTGATCAGCGACCCCTTCGGCTGGGGCTGGGATCTTTTTGGCACCGCCAAAAGCCCCCTCTCGATGGTCGTACCTCTGGATTGGCTCTGGGGCGCCCAGCTCACGCTGGTGCTCCTGGGCAACCTGGCCACGCTCTGGCTGGTCAACCGCGCCACCCACCGCATGTTTGGCAACCGCCGCCAGGCCATCAAAGCGCTGATCCCGGTGGCGATCTTCGCGCTCCTGCTCAGCGTCGCCGCCCTCTGGCTGCTCTCCCAGCCCATGGAGATGCGCACGGCCTGA
- a CDS encoding AI-2E family transporter yields the protein MTPEPPQTEPRESSVGTADASASSDELRTSTFAALHDVHVMRIALVLIALAATIAVLSFAKTILIPVTLAFFLSYVLAPFVSALMRVRLPGTRLFLPRGAAALIIVVLAVGLTGVVGTFIGDQVRRLALEVPNYQDRLVDNLTELRGNVTELQLRVESALEPLRREDEAISPAAAPAGDEERNDTAERVQVFLDQGSGDFWGTTSSFIAGGITGFLGFLAQALMCIFVLVFVLAQGPGMRQRVLEAAGNGPRSRHAIDVILRNVNEDVQRYLFNRFATNTCVAIITGVALYIYGLDFAFLLGIFAGLFNFIPYVGPIIGTVFPATVAYMQFGDLTDVFWCVLIYGSITGLEGNLVTPFTIGRHLKLNSLAVLLSAIFWGWIWGAPGLLLAIPIVATLKSVSENIDDLRPLAAFLRG from the coding sequence ATGACCCCCGAACCTCCCCAGACCGAGCCCCGCGAGTCGAGCGTCGGCACCGCCGACGCCTCGGCCAGCTCCGATGAGCTGCGCACGAGCACCTTCGCCGCGCTTCATGATGTGCACGTGATGCGCATCGCGCTGGTGCTCATCGCCCTGGCCGCCACCATCGCGGTCTTGAGCTTCGCCAAAACGATCCTCATCCCGGTCACCCTGGCCTTCTTCTTAAGCTACGTGCTCGCCCCCTTTGTCAGCGCCTTAATGCGAGTGCGCCTGCCGGGCACGCGTCTCTTTTTGCCGCGCGGCGCCGCCGCCCTGATCATCGTCGTGCTGGCCGTGGGCCTGACCGGCGTGGTGGGCACCTTCATCGGCGACCAGGTCCGACGCCTGGCGCTGGAGGTGCCCAACTACCAGGATCGCCTGGTCGACAACCTCACCGAGCTGCGCGGCAACGTCACCGAGCTGCAGCTGCGCGTGGAGAGCGCGCTGGAGCCTTTGCGCCGCGAAGACGAGGCCATCTCGCCAGCCGCTGCCCCCGCCGGCGATGAGGAGCGCAACGACACCGCCGAGCGCGTCCAGGTCTTCCTCGACCAGGGCAGCGGCGACTTCTGGGGCACGACTTCCTCCTTTATCGCCGGCGGCATCACCGGCTTTCTGGGCTTTTTAGCCCAGGCCCTGATGTGCATCTTCGTGCTCGTCTTCGTGCTGGCTCAGGGCCCGGGCATGCGCCAGCGGGTGCTGGAGGCGGCCGGAAACGGCCCCCGCAGCCGCCACGCCATCGACGTGATCCTGCGCAACGTCAACGAAGACGTGCAGCGCTACCTCTTTAACCGCTTCGCCACCAACACCTGCGTGGCCATCATCACCGGCGTGGCCCTCTACATCTACGGGCTCGACTTTGCCTTCTTGCTGGGCATCTTCGCCGGGCTTTTTAACTTCATCCCCTACGTCGGCCCCATCATCGGCACGGTCTTCCCGGCGACTGTCGCCTACATGCAATTTGGCGACCTCACCGACGTCTTCTGGTGCGTGCTCATCTACGGCAGCATCACCGGACTTGAGGGCAACCTGGTCACCCCCTTTACCATCGGCCGCCACCTCAAGCTCAACAGCCTGGCGGTGCTGCTCTCGGCGATCTTCTGGGGCTGGATCTGGGGCGCCCCCGGCCTGCTTTTAGCCATCCCCATTGTG
- a CDS encoding SseB family protein: MSALEIRDYVARARREPTTENIEALWRAVFLLKGWYFLPTERQDGPSTPMVTLLGDEPWLLAFTNVRRIKEFSRQVGRAAPDGSVQLLVLDPRESMERIVAVQDQIVGVVFNIGSEETFRAPVAAIKAYAARMGLDDLE, translated from the coding sequence ATGTCTGCACTCGAGATCCGCGACTATGTCGCCCGCGCGCGCCGCGAACCTACCACAGAGAACATTGAGGCGCTCTGGCGCGCGGTGTTTTTGCTCAAGGGCTGGTACTTTTTGCCCACCGAACGCCAGGATGGTCCATCGACGCCGATGGTGACCCTGCTGGGCGATGAGCCCTGGCTTTTAGCCTTTACCAACGTGCGGCGGATCAAGGAGTTCAGCCGCCAGGTGGGGCGGGCGGCGCCCGATGGCTCGGTGCAATTATTGGTCCTCGACCCGCGGGAGTCGATGGAGCGAATCGTCGCAGTTCAGGATCAGATCGTGGGGGTGGTCTTTAACATCGGAAGCGAGGAGACCTTTAGGGCGCCGGTGGCCGCGATCAAGGCGTATGCGGCCAGGATGGGGCTCGACGATCTGGAGTGA